The Lycium barbarum isolate Lr01 chromosome 11, ASM1917538v2, whole genome shotgun sequence genome contains the following window.
TAAACTTCAATGGGTGAAGAAGGTAGCCTTTTGATAATTGTGACCACACTAGTTATTGGTTTTGTAATTGGCATCATTTTGAACCATTTTTGGCCTTTGTTCTTGAAGattaataataatggtagtactACTCTTGTAATTCCCAAGGGCACTTTTGGATGGCCTTTACTTGGTGAAACCCTTTCCTTTTTGAAGCCTCATCCTTCTAATTCTATTGGTGCTTTCCTTCAACAACACTGTTCTAGGTAAGTAACATGCTGCTTCATCATTATGTTACCTTAGGAACAATATTATTATTGCatgtaacattttttttattttttaggtaTGGGAAAGTGTTCAAATCCCATTTGTTTTTCTCCCCAACAGTGGTATCTTGTGACCAAGACCTTAATTACTTCATACTACAGAATGAAGATAAGTTATTTCAGTGTAGTTACCCAAAGCCTATACATGGTATTCTTGGAAAAGTTTCACTGCTTGTGGCTGTTGGTGACACACACAAAAGGCTTAGGAATGTTTCATTATCACTAATCAGCACCATCAAGTCAAATCCTGAGTTTATTAATGATGTGGAAAGATCAGCCCTTCAGATTCTTCAATCTTGGAAAGATAAAGAACAAGTCATCTTCTGGGAGGAGTCAAGAAAGGTATTTCATCTAAAATTCCCTAGTCCTTGAAAAATTCATGCTGACAATGTAATTTAGCATATTAAAGGTATACTCAGAATTTTGAGTTTATGAATTCTAAATTCTATGAAAGATTTTTTATTGAGTTACTTATAATATTTTATAAGTACATTTTAAGTGATTTTTTATAACAAAtataaaatttgggccaaagctTGCCGAACTCGTAAGCAGAAATGTAACTTCATCCATGGTACTTATTACTTATCATCTATTTTAGGTTATTAATCAACTTTTTACTAAATAATGATGAAATTAACTTAAATAACCATTCGTCAAAAAACAAAGAgatgtataattaatgtatagCTTTTGGTCGGGCGATCAGATATGTAACTCTTTCTATTTTACTGTTAGTGCGTAGAATTTAAACTAATAAATTTGTGTTGTGACATAAATTTTGGTTTTTCTTGTGTGGGGTTGAATGCAGTTTTCATTTAATGTGATAGTGAAGCAAGTTCTTGGATTAACTCCGGATGATCCACGAAGTGCAACAATTCTTCAAGATTTTCTTGCATTCATGAGAGGCCTAATTTCTTTACCACTCTACATACCTGGAACTCCATATGCAAGAGCCGTGCAGGTTCACTAATTAAAGCATATAGCATTGTTTATTATAAACTTCATTTTTTAGATATGCTTTTGTTGCAAAAAGATtaaaagtaggcatgtgaaattcaactttttgtttttctttacaGGCTAGAAGCAGAATATCTTCTAATATCAAAGCAATTATAGAGGATAGAAGAAGAAAACATGCTGGTGGTGATAGTAAAAGGAATGATTTTCTAGAGATACTTCTTTGTGTTGATACCTTATCTGAAGATGAAAAAGTTAGCTTTGTTCTTGATTCCCTACTTGGTGGTTATGAGACCACTTCCCTTCTTATGGCTATGGTTGTATTTTTTGTTGGTCAATCACAAAAGGCTCTTGATCAACTTAAGGTAATTACATATTTCTCTCTAAATTATCTTTACTTGGGCTTATATTATTTGTCTTATTGATGAATTGAATTTGTTCCGAAATATGTGGCGTTTTAGCAAAATAAGTACTTCGTATTTATTAAGTATTTTTACCTGAATTCAGTTTTAGTGTTCCAATTAGTAGAGTGTTAATTAACTTAATTTAATGAGACGTTGAAGAATGAGATAAATGATGGAGCATTccgaatataattaaataataaattaTGATCTATTTAATAACTTTAGTTTTTAGATGAGAGAGTCACACACTTTAACATAGTACCTGTGCATGTAGAGGTCTTGAGTTTGATTTGAATTGCCACCTCTTATTGAAAAAGATTCACGTGCTTGAATCATAAAAAAGGATAAGGTCAGCCAGAGTATCCAGAGTATGTTAaagaatataattaaataaataaaaatgtctTCGTTCTAACAATTTAAATTTTTAGATGTAATAATCACACTTCAATCTAAATAAAAACTACTCGTAGAGTTTACAGATATACTTTTGTAATTAAGCCTTGTAAAATAGAAAAGATTTACACGGATAAAATGGATGTACAAATTTTATTGCTTTTTGTTATTATTATAATCGTTATATTTTTGACTTGCCTTTTTTTATTTCTAAAGTCTCATTACTAATTTATGTTGTAGCAAGAGCATCATAACATACGAAGCATGAAGGAAAAGGAGGAGCTTTTGAATTGGGAAGATTACAAGAAGATGGACTTCACTCAAAAGGTTGATAAAATGCGCAGACAGCAATCATTACTGAATATCATAAATTATAGACTTTATATTATATTTTTGATGTCTTTAActtaatttattttattcataTTAAATACAGGTCATAAATGAAGCTCTCAGATATGGGAATGTTGTCAAATTTGTGCACCGAAAGGCCCTTAAAGACGTCAAATTTAGAGGTCTGTTGTTGACCTGTAATGCtccaaatattttaaaaaatgttcATATGTAATTATGCATGCATGAACTTTTCCCATGGTACAATTCTACTTTTTCCAGATTTTAAAGTGTTCTTGACATTTAAGAATGATTTTTAAATGTGAAATTGTGTATGTAGATTATGTGATTCCAGCAGGTTGGAAGGTCCTACCAGTCTTTAGTGCAGTTCATTTGGACCCATCAGTACATGCCAATGCCCTCCAGTTTAATCCTTGGAGATGGGAGGTAATTAATTATATCAGTTTGAGTTTAATTTATATACACGGTTAATATAAGAATTTTTTGCAATATAAAGTTTACCGTTACATGTTATCATAAGCAATTTTTCAAGATTACAAAATTCACAATTTAAGAAGGTTTGGTTGGGTGACCTTGTGTAAATAATTTCTTACACTAATAGTTGTATATAGCTAAAATCAAAGAATTAAACGATATTCATGGTGAAAAAGAAAATCTTTACATGCAGTTGCATGTAATTTAAATCAAAAGAACTAATTCAAATTTAAGTTTTTATACTGATAGTAGTAAGAAATATTTATACTATTAATTGTTGTAAAGttaaattgccaaaaaaaaaaaaaaactcttcaataaataaaataaacagaAAGTGACATGTTATTACTCCACAAATTACTTATAGATCAATTTACATTAGTAGTGTGAAAATTTTCTGCATATACCTATAAACTCAAATCCTATTCTGATAAGTAAATATCTTAAGACTTATTATGTTAGAACCAACGCTGACATTGTGGGTCTTCAACGTCAATAATAGAAGACACGTGATAATTATTTGTGAAAAAAGGTTATTAATTAGATAATAATAATTTACTCCAAAATGACCTGTATCTACTTTATGACAAGGGATTATGTCATAACAACGTGTTAATACCCATTCCCCTATAAACAAAGCCCCATatctcatctttttttttttctttcttttaagtATGTCTCATTATCAATTtgttaactcttttttttttggcattaaAATAAAATGTTTAGAGTGATGAGCAAATATGCAAGAAATTGACTCCTTTTGGGGGAGGGTCTAGGTGTTGCCCTGGATTTGAACTTGCAAAGGTTGAAGTAGCATTCTTCCTCCACCACCTTGTACAAAAGTACCGGTAAATCTCTAATTTATATTTTGTAGCACTTCTTGTGATcagttatgtttgatatattaTTTTACAGTAAATAATTTCCACTATCCTAATATTGTTAATTTCAACAACAAAAGTCATTAGATACAATCACCTAGTACCCTAAAAAGGTGTGTTACTATGCtgttaggggtgttcatggtccaGTTTAACTCGTTTTTTGGTTAAAACGAAACCAAACAAATTAAGTCGGTTTTTTCtaatattcaaaccaaaccaaaccatttcTGTATAAATTCCATCGGTTTCGATTTTATCGATTTTTGCGGTTTTTTTCGAATTTTAAGAATGTATTAATACAAAGAACTTTTGAATCAAATGGTAACTAAATACGGCTTTTGACTGTGGTCCATTCAAATCTAAAAATCTTCTTAATTAATTCATTAACTTTATTTAGGTATAGGCCTATGGCTTGGGTATAGGAATTACAGAAACATAACATCTACATTTTACCTCCCTATATATAGCCTTTTGATATTACGCAGCCCCTCAGGAATTTTTGTTATTTAGACTCATCGAGTTTATGAAGCATTGGGAAGAAAGCACAGAAGTTAAAACGAAAAATGATAAACAGAAAGACAGTTATCTACCAAATCCCTTTAAATTTCAATTACCATTTTCTTTCCCTTAATTTGTTACGGATAAAATGCTAGCTTATCAGTAGTAATTTAGATGGGATGTAAATGAAGGAACTGTAAAACTGAATAAGGCGAAAAATTCTATTTTACctttagcaattttttttttttaattttacctTAAGCTTAAATGGGCTACACtttctttctaattatttgaaTTTGTATTGGACTTGGAATGAGCcaacttatatatatgtgtgtgtgtgtgtgtagaaatataatattttaaatatgtatgtatttatcggtttggttcgggtttttttggtttaacaccaaatcaaaccaaatgttatcggttttttaaaatttaaaaccaaatcaagtcaaacgaAGCTGGTTTTCGATTTATTAAGTCGGTTTGACTTGGTTTACCGGTTCGGATCGGTTTTTCGATCTCATTTGAACACCCTTACATGCTGTTAAGGCTTTTGGGGTCAAAATGACGTattcttttttaatttaaaaacatTTATTTTAGAGAAGGAa
Protein-coding sequences here:
- the LOC132618813 gene encoding cytochrome P450 724B1-like, giving the protein MGEEGSLLIIVTTLVIGFVIGIILNHFWPLFLKINNNGSTTLVIPKGTFGWPLLGETLSFLKPHPSNSIGAFLQQHCSRYGKVFKSHLFFSPTVVSCDQDLNYFILQNEDKLFQCSYPKPIHGILGKVSLLVAVGDTHKRLRNVSLSLISTIKSNPEFINDVERSALQILQSWKDKEQVIFWEESRKFSFNVIVKQVLGLTPDDPRSATILQDFLAFMRGLISLPLYIPGTPYARAVQARSRISSNIKAIIEDRRRKHAGGDSKRNDFLEILLCVDTLSEDEKVSFVLDSLLGGYETTSLLMAMVVFFVGQSQKALDQLKQEHHNIRSMKEKEELLNWEDYKKMDFTQKVINEALRYGNVVKFVHRKALKDVKFRDYVIPAGWKVLPVFSAVHLDPSVHANALQFNPWRWESDEQICKKLTPFGGGSRCCPGFELAKVEVAFFLHHLVQKYRWDVEEGEQPIAYPYVEFKNGLTIRLHQNST